A genomic segment from Malus domestica chromosome 05, GDT2T_hap1 encodes:
- the LOC103427870 gene encoding uncharacterized protein isoform X1, with translation MSGRGGGGVASNGKGNTGISGIPAGSRKMVQSLKEIVNNCTEQEIYAMLKDCNMDPNEAVNRLLAQDPFHEVKSKREKKKESKEPTDSRSRGASNASSYGARGGDRYSARGGSNHFSSNDSGFSHGKSAYKKENGTHAYPGSASGMAGNHTGRRPTSYSDSVGSENKMPTLSTDDGISSFSQPSSGYQSAWGGVPGQVSMADIVKMGRPQAKATTMPNPHNHSGNHHDGVPPAASLHHNLHSPQDHVPKLSATHDEWPLIDPPSVSMSSVLGAPANSELYADSSNVPVDRANQHIRSQIDEVEVEEDDSVEALPSQNEPTSVSGRHLQEDNSGGASNFDNSLYEDINSYQPQRHAFEENEAEEDVSSVAANLQQLNLQNDDRGAAPEEEKPPVVIPNHLQLHTPDVLNLSFGSFRSGPDPALPSSDSFASEPQKRNFEETSGAVDVSAIAHSDARNPEYYGDEHLMNASDESLVHRTVASAGDYESPSVSQAEILKQETHEPDQGNQYVFSSAPGFAYENSQQLDAAFSHQHTSSQMQNMAPFSNVMQAYTNSLPSTLLASSAQAAREDFPYSPFPMTQSMPTKYGNAASSISGPTISMAEALRAGGISAPQPTPQGLPGANVATGPALPQHLAVHPYSQPTLPLGHFSNMIGYPFLPQSYTYMPSAFQQQFAGNSTYHQSLAAVLPQYKNSVSVSSLPQSANIPPGYGFSSSTSIPGGNFPLNPPSAPTGTTMGYDDVVNSQYKDNSHLISLQQVICYLGKKTHEKCLSFRSFNSIFFFLCQQQNDNSGMWVHGPGSRAMSAVPASNYYSFQGQNQQHAGFRQAQQPPPSQQYAGTLGYPNFYHSQTGMSLEHQQQQSSRDASLGSSQGGQPSKQSQQQLWQNSY, from the exons atgagcgGGAGAGGCGGCGGAGGCGTGGCCAGCAATGGTAAGGGCAATACTGGGATTTCCGGCATACCTGCGGGGTCTCGGAAGATGGTGCAGAGCTTGAAGGAGATTGTGAATAACTGCACTGAGCAGGAGATCTACGCTATGCTTAAAGACTGTAACATGGACCCTAACGAAGCCGTCAATCGCCTCCTCGCCCAAG ATCCTTTTCATGAAGTGAAGAGCAaacgagaaaagaaaaaagag AGTAAGGAGCCGACAGATTCCAGGTCTCGTGGGGCGAGTAACGCTTCAAGTTATGGTGCTAGAGGTGGTGACCGTTATTCTGCACGTGGCGGATCAAACCACTTTAGCTCTAATG ATTCTGGTTTTTCGCATGGTAAGTCTGCATACAAGAAGGAAAATGGGACACATGCTTATCCAGGTTCTGCGTCTGGCATGGCAGGAAATCACACAGGTCGACGACCCACATCCTACAG CGATTCTGTGGGGAGTGAAAATAAAATGCCAACATTGAGCACAGATGATGGAATATCGTCATTCTCACAGCCTTCTTCAGGATATCAGTCTGCATGGGGAGGGGTTCCAGGTCAAGTATCCATGGCCGACATTGTTAAAATGGGCAGGCCGCAAGCCAAGGCTACCACCATGCCAAACCCCCATAATCATAGTGGTAATCATCATGATGGGGTGCCTCCTGCAGCATCATTGCATCACAATTTGCATTCACCGCAAGATCATGTTCCAAAGTTGTCAGCGACCCATGATGAGTGGCCCTTGATTGATCCACCATCTGTTAGCATGTCCTCTGTTCTTGGGGCACCCGCAAACTCTGAGCTGTATGCTGATTCATCTAACGTGCCCGTCGATAGAGCTAATCAACATATAAGATCCCAGATAGATGAGGTTGAGGTGGAAGAAGATGATTCTGTTGAGGCACTTCCAAGCCAGAATGAGCCTACTTCTGTATCTGGTAGACATTTACAAGAAGATAATTCCGGAGGTGCATCTAATTTTGATAATAGCTTGTATGAAGACATAAATTCCTACCAACCACAGCGGCATGCTTTCGAGGAGAATGAAG CTGAAGAAGATGTGTCATCAGTGGCTGCAAACTTGCAGCAACTTAATTTACAAAACGATGATAGGGGAGCAGCTCCTGAAGAAGAAAAACCTCCTGTGGTCATTCCTAATCACCTTCAGCTTCATACTCCAGATGTCTTGAACTTGAGCTTTGGAAGTTTCCGATCTGGCCCAGATCCTGCTCTTCCTAGCTCCGATTCATTTGCATCGGAGCCACAAAAAAGAAACTTTGAAGAGACATCTGGGGCCGTAGATGTTTCTGCAATTGCACACTCAGATGCAAG AAATCCCGAGTATTATGGAGATGAGCATCTCATGAATGCCTCGGACGAAAGTCTAGTTCATAGAACTGTAGCCAGTGCGGGAGATTATGAATCTCCTTCAGTTTCACAAGCAGAGATCTTGAAACAAGAAACCCATGAACCTGATCAGGGGAATCAATATGTGTTCTCTTCTGCACCTGGATTTGCATATGAGAATTCCCAACAATTGGATGCGGCATTTTCTCACCAACATACAAGCTCGCAGATGCAGAATATGGCTCCTTTTTCGAATGTGATG CAGGCATATACAAATTCATTGCCCAGCACTCTGTTAGCTTCGAGTGCTCAAGCTGCAAGGGAGGATTTTCCATACTCACCGTTCCCCATGACCCAATCTATGCCCACAAAGTATGGCAATGCGGCTTCTTCTATCAGCGGTCCCACCATCTCCATGGCAGAG GCATTGAGAGCAGGTGGTATTTCTGCACCTCAGCCTACTCCACAGGGCCTGCCTGGTGCTAATGTTGCTACTGGACCAGCTCTTCCACAACACCTTGCAGTGCACCCTTATTCTCAACCTACTCTTCCGCTAGGGCATTTTTCAAACATGATCGGTTATCCTTTCCTGCCTCAGAGCTACACATATATGCCATCAGCTTTCCAGCAACAATTTGCTGGTAACAGCACATATCATCAGTCTCTGGCTGCAGTTCTCCCACAGTATAAAAATAGCGTCTCTGTTAGCAGTTTGCCTCAGTCTGCTAATATTCCGCCTGGCTATGGGTTCAGTAGTTCAACCAGCATTCCTGGTGGAAACTTTCCTTTGAATCCACCTTCGGCACCTACAGGAACAACGATGGGCTATGACGATGTCGTAAACTCTCAGTACAAGGACAATAGCCATTTGATCTCACTTCAGCAGGTAATTTGTTATCTTGGGAAAAAAACTCATGAAAAGTGCTTATCCTTTCGTTCGTTTAACAgtatattcttttttctttgtcagCAGCAAAATGATAACTCGGGCATGTGGGTTCATGGACCTGGTTCCCGAGCAATGTCTGCTGTTCCAGCCAGCAACTATTACAGCTTTCAGGGGCAGAATCAACAGCACGCAGGGTTCCGGCAAGCTCAGCAACCACCGCCTTCACAGCAGTATGCTGGAACTCTCGGTTACCCCAACTTTTATCACTCTCAAACCGGGATGTCCCTAGAACACCAGCAGCAGCAAAGTTCGAGGGACGCGTCCCTGGGCAGCTCACAAGGCGGCCAACCCTCGAAGCAGTCGCAACAGCAGCTATGGCAGAACAGCTACTAA